The Brasilonema sennae CENA114 genome includes a region encoding these proteins:
- the apcB gene encoding allophycocyanin subunit beta — MAQDAITSVINSADVQGKYLDTSALQKLKSYFSTGELRVRAATTIAANASAIVKEAVAKALLYSDITRPGGNMYTTRRYAACIRDLDYYLRYATYAMLAGDPSILDERVLNGLKETYNSLGVPVGATVQAIQAIKEVTASLVGPDAGKEMGVYLDYISSGLS, encoded by the coding sequence ATGGCTCAAGACGCAATTACCTCTGTCATTAACTCTGCAGACGTTCAAGGTAAGTACTTGGATACTTCTGCTCTTCAAAAGCTTAAGAGCTACTTCTCAACTGGCGAACTGCGCGTACGTGCTGCTACCACCATTGCTGCTAACGCATCTGCAATTGTCAAAGAAGCTGTAGCTAAGGCTCTGTTGTATTCTGACATTACCCGTCCCGGTGGTAACATGTACACCACTCGTCGCTATGCTGCTTGCATCCGCGACTTGGATTACTACCTCCGTTATGCTACCTACGCTATGTTGGCAGGCGATCCATCCATATTGGATGAGCGTGTCCTCAATGGCTTGAAAGAAACCTACAACTCCTTAGGTGTACCCGTCGGTGCTACCGTGCAAGCTATCCAAGCTATCAAAGAAGTGACTGCTAGCTTGGTAGGTCCTGACGCTGGTAAGGAAATGGGTGTTTACTTGGATTACATTTCCTCCGGCTTAAGCTAA
- the apcA gene encoding allophycocyanin subunit alpha has translation MSIVTKSIVNADAEARYLSPGELDRIKGFVTSGEKRLRIAQVITENRERIVKQAGDQLFQRRPDVVSPGGNAYGQEMTATCLRDLDYYLRLVTYGVVAGDVTPIEEIGLVGVREMYKSLGTPIEGVAEGVRGLKNAAASLMSGEDAAEASAYFDYVVGGLQ, from the coding sequence ATGAGTATCGTCACGAAGTCCATCGTGAATGCTGACGCAGAAGCGCGCTACCTCAGTCCTGGTGAACTAGACCGGATTAAGGGATTTGTTACTAGTGGTGAAAAGCGTCTCCGCATTGCTCAAGTTATCACCGAGAACCGCGAGCGTATTGTGAAGCAAGCTGGTGATCAACTGTTCCAAAGACGTCCTGATGTTGTTTCTCCTGGCGGTAATGCTTACGGTCAAGAAATGACAGCTACCTGTTTGCGCGATTTGGATTACTACCTCCGTCTCGTCACTTACGGCGTTGTCGCTGGTGATGTCACCCCCATTGAAGAAATTGGCCTTGTGGGTGTTCGCGAAATGTACAAGTCCCTTGGTACTCCAATTGAAGGTGTTGCTGAAGGTGTCCGTGGTTTGAAGAACGCTGCTGCGTCACTGATGTCTGGTGAAGACGCTGCTGAAGCTAGCGCTTACTTCGACTACGTAGTCGGTGGCTTGCAATAG